In Methanofastidiosum sp., one DNA window encodes the following:
- a CDS encoding tRNA (cytidine(56)-2'-O)-methyltransferase has translation MSITVLRIGHRPERDHRITTHVALVSRTFGADSISIWEKDEKIKRSLDSVSKRWGGEFSVYFETYKQAFKKFDGISVHLTMYGTPFEEKIEEIKNLVFNENNNLMVVVGAEKVPKDIYELSSYNLSVTNQPHSEISALALFLDRLHEGKEIKKEFKNAKLKIIPCEKGKNITTEEPVK, from the coding sequence ATGAGCATCACAGTTCTTAGGATTGGTCACAGGCCCGAAAGGGATCACCGTATTACAACTCACGTTGCATTAGTTTCAAGAACCTTTGGAGCAGATTCTATCTCAATCTGGGAAAAGGATGAAAAAATAAAACGAAGTTTAGACAGCGTTTCTAAGAGGTGGGGCGGCGAGTTTTCTGTTTATTTTGAAACATATAAGCAAGCTTTCAAAAAATTTGATGGGATATCCGTGCACTTGACGATGTATGGAACCCCCTTTGAAGAAAAGATTGAAGAGATTAAAAATCTTGTTTTTAATGAAAATAATAATCTTATGGTCGTAGTTGGGGCAGAAAAAGTTCCAAAAGATATTTACGAGCTATCTAGCTACAATCTTTCCGTTACAAATCAACCTCATTCTGAAATATCGGCACTTGCTCTTTTTTTAGATAGACTTCACGAAGGAAAAGAGATTAAAAAAGAATTTAAAAATGCAAAATTAAAAATTATTCCCTGTGAAAAAGGAAAAAATATTACTACTGAGGAGCCTGTGAAGTAG